A genomic segment from Estrella lausannensis encodes:
- a CDS encoding cytochrome b N-terminal domain-containing protein — protein MAVFQGKKRETWPEYIAGLPNLILRSIFRHGYPNNDVDRSEIVFKNFFLHFHPVKCHKNSLDPFYTLGLGAITTSLFLILVITGVILMFFYIPTEDRAYEIMKDWQDTTPFAMMFRNMHRWGAHLMVLFVFLHMSRVFYTGSYKGERRFNWVIGVILMVLTLLLSFTGYLLPWDQLAFWAITVGSNIAGYVPNLPGFEYNINKVMLLASTEVGQDALIRFYVLHVALLPLATGTLIGVHFWRIRKDGGLSRPADTYRPDPYRVIQRSDTKESFAPGVRRTYGLMELVRGTCPTVDKGPYNFVFTWPHLLRAELVAFLITLIFCLALSLIDAPLEEPANASNPPNPSKAPWYFLGLQEMVAYNAFWGGVAIPGLIVVGLMVIPYLDRNPHGSGVWFHRSRYFAIFVYTAFMTLQAILIIVGTYFRGANWGWVWPWTENFARH, from the coding sequence ATGGCAGTCTTTCAGGGAAAAAAAAGGGAAACATGGCCCGAATATATCGCAGGGCTCCCCAATCTGATACTCAGATCGATCTTCAGGCACGGCTACCCCAACAATGACGTTGACCGCTCGGAAATTGTTTTTAAAAACTTCTTCCTCCACTTCCATCCGGTCAAGTGCCACAAAAACTCGCTCGACCCCTTCTACACCCTCGGCCTTGGAGCGATTACAACAAGCCTCTTCCTGATTCTTGTCATAACGGGCGTCATTCTGATGTTTTTCTACATCCCGACAGAAGACCGTGCCTATGAAATTATGAAAGACTGGCAAGACACCACTCCCTTTGCCATGATGTTCCGTAACATGCACAGATGGGGGGCGCACCTAATGGTGCTGTTTGTCTTTCTGCACATGTCACGAGTTTTCTACACCGGATCCTACAAAGGGGAAAGGCGTTTCAACTGGGTGATCGGCGTCATCCTGATGGTGTTGACGCTGTTGCTGTCCTTCACCGGTTACCTGCTTCCCTGGGACCAACTCGCTTTCTGGGCTATCACCGTCGGTTCCAACATTGCAGGCTATGTTCCTAATCTCCCCGGATTTGAGTACAATATCAATAAGGTGATGCTGTTGGCTTCGACAGAGGTCGGTCAGGATGCCCTTATCCGCTTTTACGTCCTTCACGTCGCTCTGCTCCCTCTCGCAACAGGAACCCTCATTGGGGTGCATTTTTGGCGAATCAGAAAAGATGGCGGCCTGTCGCGCCCGGCAGACACATACAGACCCGATCCCTATCGCGTCATCCAGCGATCGGACACCAAGGAGTCGTTTGCTCCCGGTGTCAGAAGAACGTACGGCCTGATGGAGCTTGTCCGGGGAACCTGTCCGACTGTAGACAAAGGACCCTACAATTTCGTCTTCACCTGGCCACACCTTTTGCGGGCCGAGCTTGTGGCGTTTTTGATCACTTTAATCTTCTGCCTGGCCCTCTCCCTCATTGACGCACCGCTCGAAGAACCGGCAAACGCCAGCAACCCGCCCAACCCCTCCAAAGCGCCATGGTACTTCCTCGGCCTTCAGGAGATGGTTGCCTATAACGCTTTTTGGGGTGGCGTTGCCATTCCGGGCCTGATAGTCGTCGGATTAATGGTCATCCCCTATCTCGACAGGAACCCTCATGGATCAGGTGTGTGGTTTCACAGAAGCCGCTATTTTGCAATCTTCGTCTACACCGCCTTCATGACGCTGCAGGCGATCCTGATTATCGTTGGAACTTATTTCCGCGGAGCCAATTGGGGCTGGGTCTGGCCGTGGACTGAAAATTTTGCAAGGCACTAA
- a CDS encoding ubiquinol-cytochrome c reductase iron-sulfur subunit: MPKLRNSLNVDANDKDPRISRRSFLAMIGVGACLIGTGGFFGASLLGFLYPNAMKVPPSVFSIGRPEEVLSQDGKVFNSKQKVFIETQGGKVRVQTAVCTHLGCTVNAVETGYSCPCHGSTYDRYGRNTGGPAPNPLVYYHVYQGASGEILVDKSKTTLDWNEAWFKPTA, from the coding sequence ATGCCTAAACTGCGTAATTCGCTGAATGTCGATGCCAACGACAAAGACCCAAGAATATCCCGGCGCTCATTTTTAGCCATGATTGGTGTGGGGGCCTGCCTAATCGGAACCGGCGGCTTCTTTGGAGCGTCGCTCCTCGGTTTCCTCTATCCGAACGCCATGAAGGTGCCTCCCAGCGTATTTTCGATTGGCCGCCCTGAAGAGGTTCTTTCACAAGACGGAAAGGTGTTCAATTCCAAACAAAAGGTCTTCATTGAGACCCAAGGGGGGAAAGTGCGTGTGCAAACAGCGGTGTGCACCCACCTCGGTTGCACTGTGAACGCTGTCGAGACGGGGTACTCCTGCCCTTGCCACGGATCGACCTATGACCGCTATGGAAGAAACACCGGAGGCCCCGCCCCGAACCCTTTAGTATACTATCATGTCTATCAGGGAGCTTCAGGAGAGATTTTAGTGGATAAATCCAAAACAACTCTTGACTGGAACGAAGCGTGGTTTAAACCAACAGCTTAA
- the ccoS gene encoding cbb3-type cytochrome oxidase assembly protein CcoS, giving the protein MLGYILVTLAFGMAGGIIYFYFQKQGQFEDSEEPKYQMLREQDHQLPRVKEDEKKRRKEKQTLSFGDEPIINHDK; this is encoded by the coding sequence ATGCTGGGATATATTTTAGTGACGCTGGCGTTTGGAATGGCCGGCGGTATCATTTACTTCTATTTCCAAAAGCAAGGGCAGTTCGAAGATTCTGAGGAGCCCAAATACCAGATGTTAAGAGAGCAGGATCATCAGCTCCCGCGGGTGAAAGAAGATGAAAAAAAACGAAGAAAAGAGAAGCAAACACTCTCTTTTGGCGATGAACCGATCATTAATCACGACAAGTAG
- a CDS encoding FAD-dependent oxidoreductase, protein MSNDEVKKIEGYEELYDVVIPDLDYYLRQIDCRDGCPVNTDPRGYMMALHRGDYLEGYKIARGPNPFASICGVICGAPCEMACRRDRVDKTLTIRAQKRFLDEWFGLSKEAHIRSLEMSYARGSTHPKKNGLKVACVGAGVASMTVAHDLLRLGYDVDVYEMMRMAGGMLTYGVPSYRLKNDVALNECAAIEHLGAKMHYNMKLGRDITLTELQEKYNAVFIGIGLWKSRDLPIKGASEPDIIRGIEYLRVRCAGEPWKIGENVVVIGGGNVAYDVARTSRRSGAKKVTMVCLESRDEQTADEFEIEDGQEEGIDTLNRLAPIEVMRDSQGKIVGLKVQKISCLFDYQGRFMPKPVEGTEFIIPCDTISLAIGQSIDLSFLNGWNKKQDLVIDRGIIKTERGTGRTTVPGIYAGGDAAFGPALFITAIRHGQESARAIDHDLRGTTPYQEFVGEFTELSPHRDKTYLRTKWALPSYQPPSLRVLNENMVENNYTEEEAHEQSNRCLQCHVSPVFDGTLCIKCNGCVDVCPCNCLKQVPISKLNLDAGEGNLRAAVDNFYGVDSRSLSKEELATMGTAMLKDEDLCIRCGLCAEKCPTQAVTMDAMNYSFRWIG, encoded by the coding sequence ATGTCAAACGATGAAGTAAAAAAAATCGAAGGGTATGAGGAACTGTATGATGTGGTCATTCCCGATCTTGACTACTACCTAAGGCAAATCGACTGCCGCGATGGCTGTCCTGTCAACACAGATCCAAGGGGTTATATGATGGCTCTCCATAGGGGAGACTATCTCGAAGGGTATAAAATCGCCCGCGGACCCAATCCCTTCGCTTCCATCTGCGGCGTGATCTGCGGTGCCCCCTGCGAGATGGCCTGCCGCCGGGACAGAGTTGATAAAACGTTGACCATCAGGGCGCAAAAACGCTTTCTCGACGAGTGGTTCGGGCTCAGCAAAGAAGCTCACATCAGATCATTGGAAATGAGCTACGCCCGAGGATCGACGCATCCGAAAAAAAATGGATTAAAAGTCGCCTGCGTGGGCGCGGGTGTGGCGTCGATGACAGTAGCCCACGACCTCCTGCGGCTCGGCTACGATGTTGATGTGTACGAGATGATGCGGATGGCCGGCGGCATGCTCACCTATGGAGTTCCCAGCTACCGTTTGAAAAATGATGTGGCGCTCAATGAATGCGCGGCAATCGAGCACCTCGGCGCGAAGATGCACTACAACATGAAGCTGGGTAGGGATATCACGCTGACCGAACTTCAGGAAAAATACAACGCCGTCTTCATCGGCATAGGCCTTTGGAAGTCGAGAGATCTTCCTATTAAAGGGGCTTCAGAACCCGATATTATCCGGGGAATTGAATACCTACGCGTCCGCTGTGCTGGAGAGCCATGGAAAATTGGCGAGAATGTGGTCGTTATCGGCGGCGGTAACGTCGCTTACGATGTTGCCCGAACATCAAGGAGAAGCGGTGCCAAGAAGGTGACGATGGTGTGCCTTGAGTCGCGCGACGAGCAGACCGCAGACGAATTCGAGATCGAGGACGGACAGGAAGAGGGTATCGATACCCTGAACCGTTTGGCGCCGATCGAAGTGATGCGCGATAGCCAAGGAAAGATCGTTGGCCTGAAGGTACAGAAGATCTCCTGCCTTTTTGACTACCAGGGAAGGTTCATGCCGAAACCTGTGGAAGGGACGGAGTTTATCATCCCCTGCGACACCATCTCGCTCGCCATCGGCCAATCAATCGATTTAAGTTTTTTAAATGGCTGGAACAAAAAACAAGATCTCGTCATCGACCGTGGAATCATCAAGACAGAGAGAGGCACCGGCAGAACAACTGTTCCGGGGATCTATGCCGGAGGGGATGCGGCCTTTGGACCGGCCCTCTTCATCACAGCTATCCGCCACGGCCAGGAGTCCGCAAGGGCTATCGATCATGATTTAAGAGGAACGACACCCTATCAGGAATTTGTCGGCGAGTTCACGGAACTGTCGCCTCACCGGGATAAAACATATCTGCGCACAAAATGGGCCCTTCCCTCATACCAGCCGCCATCTCTTCGCGTTCTTAACGAAAACATGGTGGAGAACAATTACACGGAAGAAGAAGCGCACGAACAGTCAAACCGCTGCCTGCAATGTCATGTCAGCCCTGTTTTCGACGGCACTCTCTGCATCAAGTGCAACGGTTGCGTCGATGTGTGTCCATGCAATTGTTTAAAACAAGTCCCCATCAGCAAACTTAACCTCGATGCCGGCGAAGGCAATTTAAGAGCAGCTGTCGACAACTTTTACGGTGTCGATTCAAGATCATTGAGCAAGGAGGAGCTTGCAACGATGGGAACTGCCATGTTAAAAGACGAAGACCTTTGCATCCGTTGCGGCCTTTGCGCTGAAAAATGTCCGACACAGGCTGTGACGATGGATGCGATGAACTACTCCTTCAGATGGATAGGGTGA
- a CDS encoding HD domain-containing protein, whose protein sequence is MLHDVDMLHEIGQLAKLKRSGFDYLGGVRQSVAEHSFRTGCIAHLLSSRLNVPFDLNKILLMALYHDLPEARTGDLNTLNKRYVQADEQAYEREFAKDYRQGFSIIALLGEYKAGESVEAKIVKDADLIELMLVLKELQEKGCQNALLWHERLSSKLNFDFSKEMAEEILTVDSSRWWMQKQV, encoded by the coding sequence TTGCTACACGATGTCGATATGCTGCATGAGATTGGACAGCTTGCCAAACTTAAGCGCTCGGGTTTCGATTATCTGGGCGGTGTCAGGCAGTCGGTGGCCGAACACTCTTTTCGCACCGGTTGCATCGCCCACCTTTTGTCGAGCCGGCTCAATGTTCCTTTCGACCTTAACAAGATTCTTCTGATGGCTCTCTACCATGACTTGCCCGAGGCCAGAACGGGGGACCTGAACACGTTGAATAAACGGTATGTTCAAGCGGACGAACAGGCCTATGAGAGGGAGTTTGCCAAAGATTATCGGCAGGGATTTTCCATTATAGCCCTTCTCGGCGAATACAAGGCAGGCGAGAGTGTCGAGGCTAAAATTGTTAAAGATGCCGATCTTATCGAGTTGATGCTCGTCTTGAAAGAGCTTCAGGAAAAGGGGTGTCAGAACGCTCTTCTCTGGCATGAGAGGCTTTCGTCAAAATTAAATTTCGACTTTTCGAAGGAGATGGCCGAGGAGATTTTAACAGTCGACTCCAGCCGCTGGTGGATGCAAAAACAGGTTTGA
- a CDS encoding acylphosphatase — MTDNPVELFAKVHGRVQGVFFRATVERFAKEMGIRGFVENKADGTVEIVAQGTKQDLEMLIHRIQEHPGEAEIDSMNTNFREIAAPLTGFKVKR; from the coding sequence ATGACAGATAACCCGGTCGAGCTATTTGCCAAGGTACACGGACGTGTCCAGGGAGTCTTTTTCCGGGCGACAGTAGAGCGATTTGCCAAAGAAATGGGCATTCGGGGGTTCGTGGAAAATAAAGCGGATGGAACAGTCGAGATTGTCGCTCAGGGGACAAAACAGGATCTCGAGATGCTGATCCACCGGATTCAAGAGCATCCGGGAGAGGCGGAAATCGACTCGATGAACACAAATTTCCGAGAAATTGCCGCCCCCCTCACCGGCTTCAAAGTGAAGCGGTAG
- the dusB gene encoding tRNA dihydrouridine synthase DusB, protein MKKEYLKTPFQLGGITLPNNIFYSPLAGCSDFPFRKMAARFRPGLMFCEMVKMEALIRYDRNTLRILDYDASMRPIGAQLCGSNASIAGQAAKIIEELGFDSLDFNCGCPVDKVTKDGSGSGMLKNIDLIGDILSNMVAAVKIPVTVKIRAGWDEDSIVVEEITKIAEKAGAKAIAVHGRTREQGYTGPANWDFIKRAVAARNSILVIGNGDVFSKEKAEEMFEYTGCDAVLVSRGTLGSPWIAEEIIDHLRGIPGKQRAIEERKKALLEHLDYMLSYYPDEKTVLEMRKVGCWYIKDSFGTKRFRGFISKGQSINEIKKLIAEFPVGDQVLDAV, encoded by the coding sequence ATGAAAAAAGAATATCTTAAGACTCCCTTCCAGCTTGGCGGGATCACTCTGCCGAATAACATCTTTTACTCCCCCTTAGCCGGCTGCTCAGACTTTCCCTTTAGAAAAATGGCCGCCCGCTTCCGCCCCGGTCTGATGTTTTGTGAGATGGTCAAAATGGAGGCGCTGATCCGCTACGACAGAAACACGCTCCGCATTTTAGACTATGACGCCTCGATGAGGCCGATCGGCGCCCAGCTCTGCGGCAGCAACGCCTCGATTGCCGGCCAGGCGGCCAAAATTATCGAAGAACTCGGCTTCGACTCTCTCGACTTCAATTGTGGATGTCCTGTCGATAAAGTTACAAAAGACGGTTCGGGTTCGGGCATGCTGAAGAACATCGACCTGATCGGTGACATCCTGTCGAATATGGTTGCCGCGGTGAAAATCCCCGTCACTGTCAAAATACGCGCCGGATGGGATGAGGACTCGATTGTTGTTGAGGAGATCACCAAGATTGCCGAAAAGGCAGGGGCTAAAGCGATTGCCGTCCACGGCAGAACAAGAGAACAAGGATACACCGGACCTGCCAACTGGGATTTCATCAAGCGGGCAGTCGCCGCAAGAAACTCAATCCTGGTCATTGGCAATGGGGACGTTTTCTCTAAAGAAAAGGCGGAAGAGATGTTCGAATACACAGGTTGCGATGCCGTGCTCGTTTCCCGTGGAACGCTCGGAAGTCCCTGGATCGCAGAAGAAATTATCGATCACCTGCGGGGGATTCCTGGAAAACAGCGTGCTATCGAAGAGCGAAAGAAAGCCCTCTTGGAGCACCTCGATTACATGCTCTCTTACTATCCCGATGAAAAAACCGTGCTTGAAATGCGAAAAGTCGGCTGCTGGTATATCAAAGACAGCTTTGGCACCAAACGCTTCCGCGGCTTCATCAGCAAAGGGCAGTCCATCAACGAAATCAAAAAGTTGATCGCGGAATTCCCCGTCGGCGACCAAGTTTTAGACGCTGTCTAA
- a CDS encoding YggT family protein codes for MIALIQIIDVFFKVYLIMLFARILGSWIPELQQSRFMQFVSFYTDPYLNFFRRFIPPLGMLDISPIFAFLALELLNYVIKYLLVTLFIR; via the coding sequence ATGATAGCGCTTATTCAAATTATAGATGTTTTTTTTAAAGTGTATCTGATTATGCTCTTTGCCAGAATCTTAGGATCCTGGATTCCTGAGCTTCAGCAGTCACGCTTCATGCAATTTGTCTCTTTCTACACAGACCCCTATCTGAATTTTTTCCGCAGGTTTATCCCTCCGCTCGGCATGCTCGATATTAGCCCCATATTTGCCTTCTTAGCCCTGGAGCTGCTAAACTACGTTATAAAATACCTACTCGTCACCCTGTTTATCCGATGA
- a CDS encoding F-box protein, whose translation MQTDITVKSSCVNWETVPEDAKGRILDFLPFSNYLTARVVSTSIKRFADQNVRYWSKQITRRFGNFEQLMTDLETMQEFTPYITPTRTDFFQIYRQALQNINNFSRFHLPEPALVVSGNFKQIARMPPCRRTASYFLIDESSLIKRISPRHFLLSKEAATFDWYSSFKIDEKPSCICTCSDMLFVGTESGNVFVYKISEEQNTTALDLISVISLDAKIYSMEGSSKDGNVGLVVISKDPVSDGCKASIYLLDASSPPKVKRMKPEKPRLVSGPFIGKNLLLFCPLQGGGIVLYDLGAIAEKAETMKEILLIKQDFQIKYLLQIRDHLVFATYDGRLGWIDPAKPEQDPKWLKKPFFADIVGLTPVMQLGFCLHGDMGERVVFLRQAGDSYSCGSALTNHMEDPQWLENGKVLYRFMQEGGENGLYLLDLSHTWVEEFLSKIQKIITPKSN comes from the coding sequence ATGCAAACAGACATTACAGTCAAATCAAGCTGCGTCAACTGGGAGACGGTGCCCGAAGATGCCAAAGGGCGCATCCTCGATTTTTTACCTTTCTCAAACTATTTGACAGCAAGGGTTGTGTCGACAAGCATCAAGAGATTCGCCGATCAAAACGTCCGTTACTGGTCTAAGCAGATCACAAGACGATTCGGCAACTTCGAACAGCTGATGACCGATCTCGAAACGATGCAGGAGTTCACCCCCTACATCACGCCCACCCGCACCGATTTTTTTCAGATCTACCGCCAAGCTCTTCAAAACATCAATAACTTCTCTAGATTCCATCTGCCGGAGCCCGCTTTAGTTGTCTCAGGAAATTTTAAGCAGATAGCGCGCATGCCGCCTTGTCGAAGAACGGCTTCCTACTTCTTGATTGATGAAAGTTCTTTAATCAAGAGGATCTCCCCCCGCCATTTCCTCTTATCAAAAGAGGCTGCGACATTCGATTGGTATTCATCTTTTAAAATCGATGAAAAGCCGAGTTGTATATGCACCTGCAGCGACATGCTCTTTGTGGGGACGGAAAGCGGCAATGTCTTTGTTTATAAAATTTCTGAGGAACAAAATACCACTGCATTAGATCTCATCTCCGTGATCTCTCTGGATGCTAAAATTTATTCCATGGAGGGATCGTCCAAAGACGGTAACGTCGGGCTTGTGGTTATTTCGAAAGATCCCGTCTCCGACGGATGCAAAGCCTCGATTTATCTGCTGGATGCCTCCTCGCCGCCCAAAGTCAAAAGGATGAAACCCGAGAAGCCCCGCCTTGTTTCCGGACCCTTCATCGGAAAGAACCTGCTGCTTTTTTGTCCTTTGCAAGGGGGAGGCATTGTCCTTTACGACTTGGGAGCGATCGCCGAAAAGGCAGAAACCATGAAAGAGATCCTGCTCATCAAACAAGATTTCCAGATCAAGTATCTACTGCAGATCAGAGATCATCTGGTCTTTGCCACATACGACGGCCGGCTGGGCTGGATTGATCCGGCAAAGCCGGAACAAGACCCCAAGTGGCTGAAAAAGCCATTTTTTGCCGATATCGTCGGCTTGACACCCGTCATGCAACTTGGATTTTGTCTGCATGGCGACATGGGGGAGCGGGTTGTTTTTCTCCGCCAGGCAGGCGATAGCTACTCCTGCGGTTCGGCCTTGACAAACCACATGGAAGATCCCCAGTGGCTGGAAAACGGCAAGGTGCTATACCGCTTTATGCAAGAAGGGGGAGAAAATGGACTCTATCTATTGGATCTCTCGCACACTTGGGTAGAGGAATTTTTGAGCAAAATCCAAAAAATAATTACCCCGAAGTCCAATTGA